The DNA window AAGCTTATCGGCAGTTTCATCAGTTTGATAAAGAAATCGGAGATGATTGAAATATTAATTCTGGCTGAAAGATGGAGGAGAATCCAGCTTCGGATTACTTCTATTCCCATTCTTCCAAGGAAAAGCATAATTTGGGCAAGCAATACCACGTAGATAAAGTTAATATCCTGGTTCTGTATCCCGACGTCTACGATACTTTGGGTAAGAAACGGGAAGATTAGCGAGAGTAAACTTCCTCCTAAAAGACCTACCGCAAGCTGTATAACAAGAGATTTATACTTAAGGAGATATTTAGAAAGGAAAGTGAAACTAGCCTTGCTCTCATCGGTATCAAATTCAGTTTGGAAGAATGCCGGTGTAGTTTCCAGAATAAGGGCGATTCCCTCTTCTGTATTTTCGTTAGCGTTTTCTCCGATCCAAAATGTAATGAATTCTTCTCGGGTATAGGTGATCAGTCCATAGCTGGGATCTGATATATATACTTTGTTATTTTTGTCAATTTTATAAACAACAACAAAATGATTTTTATTCCAGTGTACGATACACGGAAACGGAACTTCTTCTACAAGGGTATTAAAGTCGATTTGGACTCCCACTGAACGGAATCCCAGGTTTTCTGCAGCATCGCTCAGACCAAGAAGGCTACTTCCTTCGCGAGTGGTCTCAGAAAGGTTTCGGATTTGTTGTAAAGATATGCTTCTGCCGTAGTATTTACTTACGATTCTAAGGCAGGTAGGCCCACAGTCTTTAGTGTCTGGCTGCTTATAAAAAGGAAATTTTTTCAAAACTAATACTCATTATAAAATGTCGTCATATTTTGACGACATTTTTTCTTTTATTCAATATTATAATTCAAATACATGGTTGTTATTAGTAATAACACCATTTGTTGCAAGCATTTATTGCCCCTTCTTTAGGTGGGTTTGTTTTGGATTCACAATAGCTTGCCTCACTTTGGATTCTGGCACATTCTTGAGTAATACCCCCTTTCAGGGTTCTTAGATTCTCTCTTGAAAGTTTTTTAATGTTTTTCATGATCAATAGTTTTTAGCTTTTCCTACTCTTTTATAGCTTTTCGGATATCGCTTTTGTTTTTCCTAAGATAGTGAAATTTTAATATCAACGACATTTATTAACTGATGTCTTCATCTTCTATTAATTCATCAATAAAATACACAATATCTTCTCTGTCATATTTCTCAGGAAACTGATATCCGTTGATAATAAGGATGGGAGTAAAGTTTAATCCGGCGTTACTATTTTCTCTGGACATTTCAACTAATGGTTCCAGGTTTTCTGACGTTACAGTACCTCCTGACAATTGATTGATTTTACTTTCATCTCTTGTTTCAAACCACTCTTCTACAGCGTGTAAAAATTCTTTTTCCGGTTTATTGTGATAAATATATGTAAGATCAGAAATTAAATGAGTGTACTTTTCGTTGGCTCTGTCCGGAGTATAATTGAATCTCATTTGTAAAGAAATATCATTAGGATACTTTTCTAAAAGTCCTTCTGCCAATTTATGAGCATCTTTACAGAAACCGCAATAAGGATTGGAAACGATGGAGATACGAAGCGGAGAATCTTTTTTTCCCACTACAAAAGTTTCAGTATTCTGAAATTCTACTTTTTCCTTTTCTAAGAGTTGACTTTTAAAAAGCTCGTAGTTTCTTTTAAATCTAAGATTTTTTGCGTTGGATTTTTGAAGTACTTCTTTTTGTTCAAGCAGGGTATTAAAATATAAAACAGCGGAAAAAATAAGTACCCATAAAATAGCCGTTAATAGAAATGCGCCTATTCCTAAAGGTGAATTTTGGAAAAATAGAATGCTGATTACCAGTTGTCCTACTAAAATTGAAATAATCAACAGACAAACTCTACAAAATGCTTTCTCCACGAAAGCCTGAATGTATAGAGAATACCCAATTGCTATAATGGAAACAAAAGTAAATCCTTTCACAATATAAGCTGTTGTGGGTAAAAATAACCCTAATACTGCAATTCCTGTAAAATAAATCAACGAGAAATCTGCAAATTTTAAACCTAAAATACTGGTTTTATCCTGCTTTATAATTTTATCACAGGAATTTGTTGTTTGGCTAGCTGCAGCGCTTCCGCCTCCACCACAAATGCTCCCGATTACAGTTGAAACATTTCCGAATTTTTGGTTAAAAATTTCAAGTGAAATATACACTCCTGCTAATGAAAGAAGGTTAAAAATGGCTTCAGTGATGGTTTGGCTTATCGCAGAATAAATAAGGATAACGGCAAAAAGAGCATACAGAATCGGTTTGAAGTCGAATGCCGATTTATTTTCTGCACTTTCAGTTTTTTCAAATAACAGTACAAAGTCAGTAGAATTTTTATAAAGTTCTTCTTTGTTGAGTGTTTTTGCTTTCTCAGAATACACAGAATAACTATTTCCTGATTTTTTTACCAGAGAGAAAGAATTTTCAACAATGGCTATAAACTCTTCCGGAAGTTCGTCCCAATATTCTTTATCAAGTTCATAGGCATCGTTTTTTACACCCAAAAAGTTTAAAGTATCACTGAACGCCAGTGCTGATGGGTAATTGGGATGAGAATTGAACTGGAAAATAAATTCCTGTTTGTCAAGTTTCAGATAGTTTATTAGTTTGTCAAAAATCATATTAATATTTTTATCTAAAATACACAGATGTTTTAAATAAACAAAAATTTTTTTCTTTTATTAGTGAGATATAAGCGGGTGTTGGTAGATTTGATTTGAGTTTCAATATTTTATTTTACGATGTTTTATTTTTGTAACAGATTTTCAGGTTGTAATACTGTATTGCTTTTTGTTTCAAAGGATTTTTACTCCAGTCTTCCAATTCTACACAATATGGATTGTAACCACATTTCAGGCTTTTACCTGAAACAAACATACAAAAGTCTGAATCTCAAAAAAAGCTTTAAGATTTTAGATTTATAAATTTATAATGGTTTTTTATAAGGTTGTAGGATTTAAATAATTGACAATTAGTTATTTAATTCTTTTTTTGTCGTCTATATTGTTGATTTCTTTAATGTACATAGACAAAGTAGTGCCTGTTTTTTTCTTAAAAGCCAAAGAAAAAGCCTGTTCATTATTATATCCCAATTCTTCAGCAATGACAGCTACTTTATAGGAACGGAACTTCTTATCTTTTACCAATCTGTTTAGAGCAAAATCAATTCTAAGATCATTCAGGTAGGTAGCAAAGTTTTTCCCTTTATGAGTATTGATTATTTCTGATAAATAAGCTGTGTTTGTTTTTATATTTTTTGCCAAGCTGGCTAAAGTGATCCCTTTTTTCAGAAAAAGCTCTCTGGATTCAAATATTCTCAATTCTTGTAATATAAATTGAATGACCTCTTCAGATATGATTTTAGAGGCCTTATCATCTTGTTCACTTTGTTCCGGAGTTGGTATATGAGCTATTTCAGTATCTTTGGCTTCATTTTTTATATTGCTTTCTTCAAGAGTTCTCTTTTCAACCCAACTGATTAAGTCCTGTGCAATTTTTCTTTGCTCTCTTTCTTTCTTTTTAGATTTGAAATAGAGATATATAACCAATAAAAGAGTTATTATCAGTAGGCTGACAGAAATGTACAGAATGTTTTTTCTTGTCTTTAGATCTTCTATAATATTTTCTTTTTCCTGTAAGAGGTTAGGAGTATCATATTTTTTTGGTAATTCTGTAGATAGGTAAAGAACTTGTTCATCAAGCTTCTTATCGACTTTTAGGAATCGATCGATATAATACAATTGCTTTTCTTTATTTCCTTTTTCCTTATAATAATCTACTAGAAAAGTATACGCCTCCCGAAGTTCAGGAAATACTAAGTCATGTTTTTGTACACTGGAATCTAATTTAATATAAGCCTCTAAAGCTTTTTCTTTATTTTTTGTTCCTTCATAAGATTTTCCAAGATTGTAAAGACTGTAATTAGCACTGCTATTTTCGCCGGATTTAGAAAAATAATTGTAGGCATTGTTTAATTTGGTGATTGCAGTATCGTAATTTTTTACCTTAAGATCGTAGCTTCCGGATAAATACGAATAGAGATATGGCTCGTATTTATTTTTATTGATGAGCGCTAATTTTTGTCCTTCATTAATTAAGATATTAGCAGAATCTAGTTTATTCATTTCCAGATAACAACTTATTAAAGCTAAGCGCATCTGGCTGCTCTGTTGATCATCTATTATGTTATCCCTATGATAAAGATAATATCTGAAAACTTTTGCAGCTTCAATATTTTTACCTATATAATTATTGATATAGGCAATATTTATATTAGCATAAGCGATTTGCTTTTTATCATTTTGTTCTTTTGCATATTTAAGTCCCAAAATGTAATTATCCAGTGCTGCCTTTAAGTTGTTGTGCGTGTAATATAGACCTCCTTTGATGAGATAAGTGCGTGCGGGATACAAACCACCTTTTATATTGTTTGTGATTGAAGCCATACTATCAATATATAGTAGAGCTGTTGGAAAATCTGCATCGAAATGAACAAGATTATAACCTTCCGCTATTTCGAGAGTATTTTTTTCTTTTTTTGCTCTCTGGAGATAATATTTTGCTATTTGAGCGGCTTCAGAAATTCTATTATGCTGAAAGTGATCATAGATTTTATCCTTCAGTTCTGAATATTTCAGTTCATCCAGGCTATCAGTTTTGTTCTGTTGTGCAGTAATGAAACTGCTAAATAATATTATAAATAAAAAAAAATATTTCATCATCTCATAAATACAGTGACAAATTTACATTTTTATTGCTAAAAAAAAATCACTACTAGACTGTGTCAATAAAAATGTAATTGACTGATATTGAATTTTTTTTGAAGTAATTAAAATATGAATTTATAAATCTAGGGTTCATTTTTATGGTAAACTTGAAAAATATTCTTTTATTTGTCACAATGTTTTAAATATATTATCATGAAAAAAACAATTGAACAAGGAAAAAAATTATCATTGAAAAAAACACAAATCATGAAAATTAATAACATGAAGACTATCACCGGAGGCGGAGGTGGTCGTGAAATGAATTTTAATACCGGTGGAGATGAACCTCCAACACTTATTCCTCAAAAACCTGAGACAATAATACGTTAGGAGCATGAGGCAATTAATACTTATCATTACTTTTTTTTATTTAATTTCTGTACATGGCCAGAAAAGTAATCCGGCTCCATCTTTTCCGGTAACCGAGGAGTATTTTGGAACTAAGGTGGTGGATCAGTACAGAAATTTGGAAGATTTGGAAAATCCTTCTACAAAATTATGGATGAAAACACAGACCGAATATACCAATTCTCTGCTTAATCAAATTCCCAAAAGGCGTTACTATCTGGAACAAAGATTAGGATTTGATGGTAGACAAGGATTTTCTGTATCTGACTTAAAAATTACAAGTAATAATAAATATTTTTACCTGAAGAAAAGTAGTAATGAAAAAACTGCCAAGCTTTATTATCGAGAAGGATTTTCTGGAAAAGAAGAGTTTCTTTTCGACCCTACAAATTTCAGAAACTCTGATGGGAATCACGAATACATAATCAATTATATTAGTCCAAGTCACAAAGGAGATAAGATAGCTATTGCCATGGCTGAAAAAGGAAAGGAATTGGCAGAAGTAGTTATTATGGAGGTTAAGGATAAATATATCCGCCCTGAAATTATAAGTAATACAATGCCTGCTAATGTTGGTGGAATATATTGGCTTGATGATAATTCTGGTTTTTTTTACACTTATTTTCCTCTTAATGATGTAAGATCTCGTGACTTCTATAAGAATACACAGATTATTTTATATAAAATAGGAACTAACCCAAAAGAATTAAAGGATATTTTTTCTACTAAAAATAATCCTGAATTAAAATTAGATGAAAATAAACCTCCCATTATCTTAGATGATAATGAGAAGTACTACACAGTAATGCTGCTTGATAACAGTTATTACAGGCAAACATTTATAATTTCAAAACAAGATTTATTAAAAGATAAAAAAACATGGAATCCTCTTTATGATAAAGATGATAAGGTAAGATCTTTACAGCTTGCTGATAAGGAAATGTATTTTTTATCTCAGTATAATTCTCAAAATTACACTCTTTGTAAAACTAATTTTGAAAAACCAAATTTCAGAAATCCTATAACCCTGGTTTCTGAAAGAAAAGATGAAGTTATTGGTCAGTATAGAATAACTAAAGATGGGATCTACTACACAACTATCAAAAATGGAGTAGAAGCGAAACTATACCTATATAAAGATGGTAAAGATACTCCTATCAAGCTTCCATATCCATCGGGAAGCATCAGCTTACAAGCAAAAGGGAAAGAATTTTCGGATCTGTGGGTTAGCTGTTCCGGTTGGGCAAATGAAGAACAACGTTTCAAATATGAGCTGAATACAAATTCCTTTTTTACAGAGAATATAGCTCCTACCACAGAATATCCGGAATTTAAAGATATCGTAGTTGAGGAAATTACTGTGAAAGCAAGAGATGGTGAAGAAATACCATTGTCTCTTATCTATAATAAAAATAGTAAAAGGAATGGGAAGAACCCTGTTTTAATAGATGCTTACGGAGCTTATGGAATATCTAGAAATCCGGTTTTTGCAAGGATGTATTTATTATGGGTAAAAGAAGGAGGTGTTTTTGCGATTGCCCATGTAAGAGGAGGTGCAGAAAAAGGAGAAAAATGGCGTTTGGGAGGATATAAAGAAACTAAGCCTAATTCATGGAAAGATTTAATTGATTGTACGGATTATTTAATTAATGAAAAATATACCTCAAAAGATAAAGTGGCAATCTGGGGAGCTAGTGCAGGAGGAATTACAGTAGGACGAGCAATAACTGAAAGACCGGATTTGTTTAAAGCTGCAATTCTGGAGGTTCCAACGACTAATGCTTTACGAGATGTACTCTCCTCTACGAGTAGTGCAGATGAATATGGTTCAACTAAAGATTCTGAAGGATTTAAAGCCTTATTGGAAATGGATGCTTATCAACATATCAAAAAAGGAGTCCGTTATCCGGCAACTTTTATAACGGGTGGAATAAATGACCCTAGAGTATTTGTCTGGGAGCCTGTGAAATTTGCTGCAAAACTGCAAGCGGCTAATGCGTCAAAAAATCCTGTATTACTTCAGGTGGACTATGAAGGTGGGCACGGCATGAATACCACTGCAGCTCATGCGCATTCGAATCTTTCAGATATTTTTGCCTTTGCTTTCTGGCAGTTGGGACATCCGGACTATCAGCCAAAAGAAAATACAAAAAAATAAAATGCCTCGTTTTCCCTATCAATTTTTTGATAAATTTATTGTACGTACTCCCTTATTTTCATACAAGAAGTTTGAAGAGACGTTCAATCAAGAAGAGATTTCTCATGATGAGTTGACAGGTATTTGTACTCATCGAGTATTTCAGGAAGCCATTTATTTAGCCTCCCCATATCTATACAATGAGATTAAACAATGGCTTTCCGGGAAAGATCTGGCATCAAAGCAGGATCAAAAACTTAAAAATACTCTATTGAAATATTATAGCCGAATGACTACCAGATGTACTCCTTTCGGTTTATTTTCTGATGTGGGGTTAGGTAATTTTGAAGACAACAAAATTGAGCAGAATCATTCCCTTTCAGAGAAAATAAGAGATACTAAACTGGACATGCATTTCCTTGTAGGTTTGGCTTATCAATTTATTAAAACAGAACATATCAGAAACTGCTTATTATTTTATCCTAATAATAGCATTTATCGCATTGGGACCAAGATTCGTTATATTGAATATCAATATGATAAAGGGAAGAGAGACTATATCATATCATCAGCTCCTATTTCTGACGAATTGCAAAAAATATTAGACTTTTCAAAAGAAGGAAGAACGATTAAGCAACTTTCCGGGGTTCTTGTTAATGAAGATATTGCATCAGAAGATGCCGAAGAATTTATAAATGAATTAATAGAGAATCAGGTTCTGGTAAGTGAAATGGAGCCCAATGTTTCAGGAAAAGACTTTCTCGATATTCTGATTTCTGTATTGAATAGAATAGATGCTGATACTGAAAGTAAGAGATTACTTTTAATAAAGGAAAAACTAAGCGGGCTAGATCAAAATATTGGAAATGACCCTTTTCTTTATGCTGAGATCGAAGAACTCATCAAGGCTTTTACAACAGAATATGAACAGAAATATATTTTTCAAACAGATCTTTACAATAAAAATGAATTTTCTTTATCATCGGATTGGAAGAAAGAATTAAAAAAAGGAATCGGTTTTTTAAATAAAATTACTTTGTCCCGAAAAGACAGTCATTTTGAAAAGTTCAAAAGAGTTTTTAGTGAGAGATTTGAAGGTCAGGAACTACCTTTGAGTTATGTTCTGGATACTGAAGTCGGAATTGGCTACAGACAAAATCTTTCTGCCGATGGTATTCATCCATATCTTGACGATTTAGATTTTTCGAAACAACCACAAAATTTAATTATTGAGATCAATCCGGTGAGTAAAATTCTGAACAAAAAAGTGCAGGATGCTTTACTTGAAAATCAGAATACCATTCAATTAACAGATGAAGATTTTATAGATTTTGCAGAAAATTGGGATCTTATACCGGATACGCTGTCTTTTATGGCTGAAATTGTATCTGAAAATCATAGTGAAAAATTATATTTAAAAGGGAGTAGTGGGAGCAGTGCTGGAAACTTGTTAGGCAGATTTTGTTCTGAAAAAACTGAAATAAGTGAATTAACAAAAAGAATCACAGTAAAGGAAAAAGAATTAAATCCGGATCATATCCTGGCGGAAGTTATACATTTACCCGAAGCGCGAATAGGAAATATTATAAGAAGGCCAACTTTAAGAGAATACGAAATTCCATATTTAGCGCAATCTGTAGTGCCAAAAGAAAACCAGATACCGGTAGAAGATCTGTTAATTTCTTTGAAAAACAATAAGATTGTATTGCGGTCTAAGAGGTTAAATAAGGAAATTAAGCCTTGCCTTACTAATGCTCATAATTACTTTACAA is part of the Chryseobacterium lactis genome and encodes:
- a CDS encoding bacteriocin-like protein; translated protein: MKNIKKLSRENLRTLKGGITQECARIQSEASYCESKTNPPKEGAINACNKWCYY
- a CDS encoding vitamin K epoxide reductase family protein, translating into MIFDKLINYLKLDKQEFIFQFNSHPNYPSALAFSDTLNFLGVKNDAYELDKEYWDELPEEFIAIVENSFSLVKKSGNSYSVYSEKAKTLNKEELYKNSTDFVLLFEKTESAENKSAFDFKPILYALFAVILIYSAISQTITEAIFNLLSLAGVYISLEIFNQKFGNVSTVIGSICGGGGSAAASQTTNSCDKIIKQDKTSILGLKFADFSLIYFTGIAVLGLFLPTTAYIVKGFTFVSIIAIGYSLYIQAFVEKAFCRVCLLIISILVGQLVISILFFQNSPLGIGAFLLTAILWVLIFSAVLYFNTLLEQKEVLQKSNAKNLRFKRNYELFKSQLLEKEKVEFQNTETFVVGKKDSPLRISIVSNPYCGFCKDAHKLAEGLLEKYPNDISLQMRFNYTPDRANEKYTHLISDLTYIYHNKPEKEFLHAVEEWFETRDESKINQLSGGTVTSENLEPLVEMSRENSNAGLNFTPILIINGYQFPEKYDREDIVYFIDELIEDEDIS
- a CDS encoding helix-turn-helix domain-containing protein, which encodes MMKYFFLFIILFSSFITAQQNKTDSLDELKYSELKDKIYDHFQHNRISEAAQIAKYYLQRAKKEKNTLEIAEGYNLVHFDADFPTALLYIDSMASITNNIKGGLYPARTYLIKGGLYYTHNNLKAALDNYILGLKYAKEQNDKKQIAYANINIAYINNYIGKNIEAAKVFRYYLYHRDNIIDDQQSSQMRLALISCYLEMNKLDSANILINEGQKLALINKNKYEPYLYSYLSGSYDLKVKNYDTAITKLNNAYNYFSKSGENSSANYSLYNLGKSYEGTKNKEKALEAYIKLDSSVQKHDLVFPELREAYTFLVDYYKEKGNKEKQLYYIDRFLKVDKKLDEQVLYLSTELPKKYDTPNLLQEKENIIEDLKTRKNILYISVSLLIITLLLVIYLYFKSKKKEREQRKIAQDLISWVEKRTLEESNIKNEAKDTEIAHIPTPEQSEQDDKASKIISEEVIQFILQELRIFESRELFLKKGITLASLAKNIKTNTAYLSEIINTHKGKNFATYLNDLRIDFALNRLVKDKKFRSYKVAVIAEELGYNNEQAFSLAFKKKTGTTLSMYIKEINNIDDKKRIK
- a CDS encoding prolyl oligopeptidase family serine peptidase, which gives rise to MRQLILIITFFYLISVHGQKSNPAPSFPVTEEYFGTKVVDQYRNLEDLENPSTKLWMKTQTEYTNSLLNQIPKRRYYLEQRLGFDGRQGFSVSDLKITSNNKYFYLKKSSNEKTAKLYYREGFSGKEEFLFDPTNFRNSDGNHEYIINYISPSHKGDKIAIAMAEKGKELAEVVIMEVKDKYIRPEIISNTMPANVGGIYWLDDNSGFFYTYFPLNDVRSRDFYKNTQIILYKIGTNPKELKDIFSTKNNPELKLDENKPPIILDDNEKYYTVMLLDNSYYRQTFIISKQDLLKDKKTWNPLYDKDDKVRSLQLADKEMYFLSQYNSQNYTLCKTNFEKPNFRNPITLVSERKDEVIGQYRITKDGIYYTTIKNGVEAKLYLYKDGKDTPIKLPYPSGSISLQAKGKEFSDLWVSCSGWANEEQRFKYELNTNSFFTENIAPTTEYPEFKDIVVEEITVKARDGEEIPLSLIYNKNSKRNGKNPVLIDAYGAYGISRNPVFARMYLLWVKEGGVFAIAHVRGGAEKGEKWRLGGYKETKPNSWKDLIDCTDYLINEKYTSKDKVAIWGASAGGITVGRAITERPDLFKAAILEVPTTNALRDVLSSTSSADEYGSTKDSEGFKALLEMDAYQHIKKGVRYPATFITGGINDPRVFVWEPVKFAAKLQAANASKNPVLLQVDYEGGHGMNTTAAHAHSNLSDIFAFAFWQLGHPDYQPKENTKK
- a CDS encoding lantibiotic dehydratase family protein, coding for MPRFPYQFFDKFIVRTPLFSYKKFEETFNQEEISHDELTGICTHRVFQEAIYLASPYLYNEIKQWLSGKDLASKQDQKLKNTLLKYYSRMTTRCTPFGLFSDVGLGNFEDNKIEQNHSLSEKIRDTKLDMHFLVGLAYQFIKTEHIRNCLLFYPNNSIYRIGTKIRYIEYQYDKGKRDYIISSAPISDELQKILDFSKEGRTIKQLSGVLVNEDIASEDAEEFINELIENQVLVSEMEPNVSGKDFLDILISVLNRIDADTESKRLLLIKEKLSGLDQNIGNDPFLYAEIEELIKAFTTEYEQKYIFQTDLYNKNEFSLSSDWKKELKKGIGFLNKITLSRKDSHFEKFKRVFSERFEGQELPLSYVLDTEVGIGYRQNLSADGIHPYLDDLDFSKQPQNLIIEINPVSKILNKKVQDALLENQNTIQLTDEDFIDFAENWDLIPDTLSFMAEIVSENHSEKLYLKGSSGSSAGNLLGRFCSEKTEISELTKRITVKEKELNPDHILAEVIHLPEARIGNIIRRPTLREYEIPYLAQSVVPKENQIPVEDLLISLKNNKIVLRSKRLNKEIKPCLTNAHNYFTNTLPVYHFLSDFHSQDHRSGLSFSWEGLDKIYNFLPRVEYKNSILSKARWKLSEKDISFLVSKGCEKKQFLNQITNWRIKRKIPVWIQWIEFDHTVTMNLENYDMAKLLIQTIQSKKTIVIEECLFNHNEDFKREFIFPMYKLK